In a single window of the Populus alba chromosome 16, ASM523922v2, whole genome shotgun sequence genome:
- the LOC118035949 gene encoding ABC transporter B family member 1 — MSQESLEIKTIEQWKWSEMQGLELVSEPPPDPSSHSHPFKITPTTLSLTLNTNSTDQLQEQQSVVERREMESTEPKKGGTSSSSGGGGNREKPGDVALVGFGELFRFADGLDYMLMGIGSMGAFVHGCSLPLFLRFFADLVNSFGSNANNMDKMMQEVLKYAFYFLIVGAAIWASSWAEISCWMWTGERQSTKMRIKYLEAALNQDIQYFDTEVRTSDVVFAINTDAVMVQDAISEKLGNFIHYMATFVSGFVVGFTAVWQLALVTLAVVPLIAVIGAIHTTTLAKLSGKSQEALSQAGNIVEQTIVQIRVVLAFVGESRALQAYSSALKVAQRIGYKSGFSKGMGLGATYFVVFCCYALLLWYGGYLVRHRYTNGGLAIATMFAVMIGGLGIGQAIPSMGAFAKAKVAAAKIFRIIDHKPAIDRNIESGIELEAVTGLVELKNVDFAYPSRPDIRILNNFSLNVPAGKTIALVGSSGSGKSTVVSLIERFYDPNSGQVLLDGHGIKTLKLRWLRQQIGLVSQEPALFATTIKENILLGRPDADQVEIEEAARVANAHSFIIKLPDGFDTQVGERGLQLSGGQKQRIAIARAMLKNPAILLLDEATSALDSESEKLVQEALDRFMIGRTTLVIAHRLSTIRKADLVAVLQQGSVSEIGTHDELIAKGENGVYAKLIRMQEMAHETALNNARKSSARPSSARNSVSSPIIARNSSYGRSPYSRRLSDFSTSDFSLSLDASFPNYRLEKLAFKEQASSFWRLAKMNSPEWVYALVGSIGSVICGSLSAFFAYVLSAVLSIYYNPNHAYMSREIAKYCYLLIGLSSAALIFNTLQHSFWDIVGENLTKRVREKMLTAVLKNEMAWFDQEENESARIAARLALDANNVRSAIGDRISVIVQNTALMLVACTAGFVLQWRLALVLIAVFPLVVAATVLQKMFMNGFSGDLEAAHSKATQLAGEAIANVRTVAAFNSEAKIVGLFSSNLETPLRRCFWKGQIAGSGFGIAQFSLYASYALGLWYASWLVKHGISDFSNTIRVFMVLMVSANGAAETLTLAPDFIKGGRAMRSVFDLLDRKTEIEPDDPDATPVPDCLRGEVELKHVDFSYPTRPDVSIFRDLNLRARAGKILALVGPSGCGKSSVIALIQRFYEPSSGRVMIDGKDIRKYNLKSLRKHIAVVPQEPCLFATTIYENIAYGNESATEAEIIEAATLANADKFISSLPDGYKTFVGERGVQLSGGQKQRVAIARALIRKAELMLLDEATSALDAESERSVQEALDRACSGKTTIVVAHRLSTIRNAHVIAVIDDGKVAEQGSHSHLLKNYPDGSYARMIQLQRFTHSQVVGMTSGSSSSTRPKDDGEKEG; from the exons ATGTCACAAGAGTCTCTAGAGATAAAGACGATTGAACAATGGAAATGGTCAGAAATGCAAGGCCTTGAGCTCGTGTCTGAGCCTCCGCCTGATCCCTCTTCTCACTCCCACCCCTTTAAAATCACACCAACAACACTAAGTCTAACATTAAACACAAACTCAACGGACCAACTACAAGAACAACAAAGTGTGGTTGAGAGAAGAGAAATGGAAAGTACAGAGCCAAAGAAAGGTGGGACTTCTAgtagtagtggtggtggtggcaaTCGAGAGAAGCCGGGTGATGTGGCTCTAGTTGGATTTGGAGAGCTGTTTAGATTTGCTGATGGTTTAGATTATATGTTGATGGGAATTGGGTCAATGGGTGCATTTGTACACGGATGTTCTTTGCCTCTCTTTCTTCGGTTCTTTGCCGATCTTGTTAACTCGTTTGGCTCTAACGCCAATAACATGGATAAGATGATGCAAGAGGTTTTGAAG TACGCATTTTACTTTCTCATCGTTGGTGCTGCCATTTGGGCATCGTCATGGGCAG AAATATCATGTTGGATGTGGACTGGAGAGAGGCAATCAACAAAGATGAGGATCAAGTACCTAGAAGCAGCGTTAAACCAGGACATTCAATACTTTGACACCGAGGTTCGGACCTCAGACGTTGTTTTTGCCATTAACACTGATGCAGTGATGGTCCAAGATGCCATTAGTGAGAAG CTGGGTAATTTTATTCACTATATGGCAACATTTGTTTCTGGATTTGTGGTGGGTTTCACCGCTGTGTGGCAATTGGCACTGGTTACTCTGGCAGTGGTTCCACTCATAGCTGTGATTGGAGCCATCCACACCACCACATTAGCCAAACTCTCTGGCAAGAGCCAAGAAGCTTTATCACAGGCTGGAAACATTGTAGAGCAg ACAATAGTCCAAATTCGGGTTGTTTTGGCATTTGTTGGGGAATCAAGAGCATTACAAGCCTACTCGTCGGCTTTGAAGGTCGCTCAAAGGATCGGTTACAAGAGTGGATTTTCTAAGGGAATGGGATTAGGTGCAACTTACTTTGTAGTTTTCTGTTGCTATGCTCTTCTTCTCTGGTATGGAGGTTATCTTGTTAGACATCGTTACACCAATGGAGGTCTAGCCATAGCTACCATGTTTGCAGTCATGATTGGAGGATT AGGTATAGGACAAGCTATCCCTAGCATGGGTGCATTTGCCAAAGCAAAGGTTGCAGCTGCAAAAATTTTCCGAATAATTGATCATAAGCCTGCTATTGATCGAAACATTGAATCTGGGATAGAATTAGAGGCAGTTACTGGGCTTGTGGAGCTCAAAAATGTAGATTTTGCATACCCATCAAGGCCAGACATTCGAATTCTGAACAATTTTTCACTTAATGTCCCAGCTGGAAAGACCATAGCTTTGGTTGGCAGCAGTGGCTCTGGTAAAAGCACTGTAGTCTCACTCATTGAGAGATTCTATGATCCCAACTCAG GACAAGTACTGCTAGATGGGCATGGCATTAAGACTTTAAAGCTGCGATGGTTGAGACAACAGATAGGGCTTGTTAGCCAAGAGCCTGCCTTGTTTGCAACAACCATCAAGGAAAATATACTACTGGGAAGGCCTGATGCAGATCAAGTTGAGATCGAAGAAGCGGCCAGAGTTGCAAATGCCCATTCATTCATTATCAAGCTACCTGATGGCTTTGACACTCAG GTAGGTGAGAGAGGACTGCAGCTTTCTGGAGGGCAGAAGCAGAGAATAGCTATAGCCAGGGCTATGTTGAAAAACCCAGCAATTTTGCTTTTAGATGAGGCAACAAGTGCTTTGGATTCCGAGTCAGAAAAGCTTGTGCAAGAGGCCCTTGACAGGTTCATGATTGGTAGGACTACTCTTGTCATTGCCCATCGGCTCTCCACCATACGCAAGGCTGACCTTGTCGCTGTACTCCAGCAGGGTAGTGTTAGTGAAATAGGAACACATGATGAGCTCATTGCTAAAGGAGAAAATGGTGTGTATGCTAAGCTCATCAGAATGCAGGAGATGGCACATGAAACAGCTCTAAACAATGCCAGAAAGAGCAGTGCAAG GCCTTCTAGTGCCAGGAACTCTGTAAGCTCACCAATAATCGCCCGAAATTCCTCATATGGCCGATCACCATACTCACGAAGGCTTTCAGACTTTTCTACCTCTGATTTTAGTCTCTCCCTCGATGCCTCATTCCCCAATTATCGACTTGAAAAGCTTGCTTTCAAGGAGCAAGCTAGTTCCTTCTGGCGCCTTGCAAAGATGAATTCTCCTGAATGGGTCTATGCCTTAGTTGGTTCTATTGGGTCTGTTATTTGTGGTTCCCTTAGCGCCTTCTTTGCATATGTTCTCAGTGCTGTACTCAGCATCTATTATAATCCGAACCATGCTTATATGAGCAGAGAAATTGCAAAATACTGCTATTTGCTAATTGGGCTCTCATCAGCTGCACTGATATTCAATACACTACAGCATTCCTTTTGGGATATTGTGGGAGAAAACCTTACAAAACGAGTAAGGGAGAAAATGCTGACAGCGGTGCTAAAAAATGAAATGGCATGGTTTGATCAGGAAGAAAATGAGAGTGCTAGGATTGCAGCAAGATTGGCTCTCGATGCAAACAATGTCAGATCAGCCATTGGAGACAGAATTTCAGTGATTGTACAGAATACAGCACTCATGCTAGTTGCTTGCACTGCAGGGTTTGTTTTGCAGTGGCGCCTTGCTCTTGTCCTCATCGCTGTCTTCCCTTTGGTTGTTGCAGCCACTGTTTTACAG AAAATGTTCATGAATGGTTTCTCGGGAGACCTAGAGGCTGCCCATTCAAAGGCTACACAGCTGGCTGGAGAGGCCATAGCCAATGTGAGGACTGTTGCTGCCTTCAATTCAGAGGCAAAAATAGTGGGTCTTTTCTCTTCCAATCTTGAAACACCTTTACGGCGTTGCTTTTGGAAGGGACAGATTGCAGGAAGTGGATTTGGGATAGCACAGTTTTCTCTTTATGCTTCCTATGCTCTCGGTCTTTGGTATGCATCCTGGCTTGTGAAGCATGGAATCTCTGATTTCTCTAATACAATTCGAGTTTTTATGGTCCTCATGGTCTCTGCCAATGGTGCAGCTGAAACTTTAACCTTGGCACCTGACTTCATTAAGGGTGGTCGAGCCATGCGCTCGGTCTTCGACCTACTTGACCGCAAAACTGAAATTGAACCTGATGATCCAGATGCCACCCCAGTTCCTGACTGTCTTCGTGGAGAAGTTGAACTAAAGCATGTAGACTTTTCTTATCCCACTCGCCCTGATGTTTCAATTTTCCGTGACCTTAATCTTCGTGCCCGTGCTGGGAAAATTCTTGCCCTTGTGGGTCCTAGTGGATGTGGCAAGAGCTCTGTCATTGCTCTCATACAGAGATTCTATGAGCCATCATCCGGGCGTGTGATGATTGATGGAAAGGACATTAGGAAATATAATCTCAAGTCCCTGAGGAAGCACATTGCAGTAGTCCCTCAAGAACCGTGCCTCTTTGCGACTaccatttatgaaaatattgctTACGGGAATGAGTCAGCAACTGAGGCTGAAATCATTGAAGCCGCTACTTTGGCCAATGCTGATAAGTTCATATCTTCATTGCCAGATGGGTACAAAACATTCGTAGGGGAGAGGGGAGTTCAGTTATCCGGTGGACAGAAGCAAAGAGTTGCCATTGCCCGGGCTTTAATAAGGAAGGCTGAGCTTATGCTACTTGATGAAGCAACAAGTGCACTAGATGCAGAATCTGAGAGGTCTGTCCAGGAAGCTCTGGACCGTGCTTGCTCGGGAAAGACCACAATTGTTGTTGCTCATCGGCTATCAACTATAAGGAATGCCCATGTCATTGCTGTAATCGATGATGGTAAAGTAGCAGAGCAAGGATCCCACTCGCATCTATTGAAAAATTATCCTGATGGGTCTTATGCCCGCATGATACAGTTACAAAGGTTCACACATAGCCAAGTCGTTGGAATGACATCAGGATCAAGTTCCTCAACTAGACCTAAAGATGATGGAGAGAAGGAAGGCTAG
- the LOC118035956 gene encoding uncharacterized protein, with product MKEATLPLDEDLPGMGQYYCLHCDRYFANVSVRDEHFKTKRHKKRVKQMMGPAPHTQLDADLAAGMGAPDNGLKLMSM from the exons ATGAAGGAGGCAACGTTGCCTCTTGACGAGGATTTACCTGGCATGGGCCAATATTACTGTCTGCACTGCGA CCGTTACTTTGCTAATGTGAGTGTGAGGGACGAGCACTTCAAGACCAAACGTCACAAGAAGCG TGTAAAGCAAATGATGGGACCTGCACCGCATACTCAACTTGATGCTGACTTGGCTGCCGGGATGGGTGCCCCAGATAATGGTCTTAAGCTTATGTCTATGTGA